Proteins encoded in a region of the Takifugu flavidus isolate HTHZ2018 chromosome 10, ASM371156v2, whole genome shotgun sequence genome:
- the rragca gene encoding ras-related GTP binding Ca produces the protein MSIQYEVEQLADSYGVADSFPKDFGYGEEEADMEGSPVPSDTKPRILLMGLRRSGKSSIQKVVFHKMSPNETLFLESTNKIYKDDISSSSFVNFQIWDFPGQVDFFDPTFDYEMIFRGTGALIFVIDAQDDYVEALSRLHLTVSRAYRVNPEINFEVFIHKVDGLSDDHKIETQRDIHQRANDDLADASLEKLHLSFYLTSIYDHSIFEAFSKVVQKLIPQLPTLENLLNIFISNSGIEKAFLFDVVSKIYIATDSSPVDMQSYELCCDMIDVVIDVSCIYGLREDGSGSAYDKESMAIIKLNNTTVLYLKEVTKFLALVCILREESFERKGLIDYNFHCFRKAIHEVFEVGASTQNTVGPPVVGSPCGKAVALNGTPRGAV, from the exons ATGTCGATTCAGTACGAGGTAGAACAGCTGGCTGACAGCTACGGGGTAGCAGACTCTTTTCCTAAAGATTTCGGTTATGGTGAAGAGGAGGCCGACATGGAGGGCAGCCCGGTGCCGTCCGATACCAAACCGAGAATTCTGCTCATGGGCTTGAGGAGAAGTGGCAAGTCATCGATCCAGAAG GTGGTCTTCCACAAAATGTCCCCCAACGAAACCTTGTTCCTTGAGAGCACCAACAAGATCTACAAGGACgacatctccagcagctcctttgtCAATTTCCAGATTTGGGACTTCCCGGGCCAGGTCGATTTCTTCGACCCAACCTTTGATTATGAGATGATCTTCAGAGGAACTGGAGCTTTAATATTTGTCATCGACGCACAG GACGACTACGTGGAGGCTCTGAGCCGGCTTCACCTCACTGTGTCGAGGGCCTACAGAGTCAATCCCGAGATCAACTTTGAAGTCTTTATTCACAAAGTGGACGGCCTGTCCGACGATCACAAGATCGAGACCCAGAGGGACATCCACCAAAGAGCCAACGATGATCTGGCAGATGCCAGCTTAGAAAAGCTGCATCTCAG CTTTTACTTGACGAGTATTTACGACCACTCCATCTTTGAGGCCTTCAGTAAAGTGGTGCAGAAACTCATTCCTCAGCTTCCTACTCTGGAGAACCTGCTAAACATCTTTATCTCA AATTCAGGGATCGAGAAGGCCTTCCTGTTTGATGTTGTCAGTAAGATCTACATCGCCACAGACAGCTCTCCGGTAGACATGCAGTCCTATGAATTGTGCTGCGATATGATCGATGTGGTCATTGACGTCTCCTGTATCTACGG TTTGAGGGAGGACGGAAGCGGCAGCGCCTACGACAAAGAATCCATGGCCATCATCAAACTCAACAACACCACTGTGCTGTACCTGAAAGAGGTCACCAAGTTCCTGGCCCTCGTCTGCATCCTGCGAGAAGAGAGCTTTGAGCGCAAAG GGTTAATAGACTACAACTTTCATTGTTTCCGGAAGGCCATCCATGAAGTTTTCGAAGTGGGAGCTTCCACCCAGAATACAGTGGGCCCCCCGGTTGTCGGGTCGCCTTGCGGCAAGGCCGTGGCGCTCAACGGCACGCCTCGCGGCGCTGTGTAG
- the LOC130532324 gene encoding c-Myc-binding protein-like isoform X2: MAHYRAPDSKREQFRRYLEKAGVVDSLTSVLVALYEHQDRPSNPLEFLKESMGAVGMASTEVNALQQEVNDLRQRCAALEEENRDLKAQLQHYKQEDEPTAE, encoded by the exons ATGGCACATTATAGA GCTCCAGACTCAAAAAGGGAGCAGTTTCGGAGatacctggagaaggctggcgTTGTTGACAGCCTCACAAGTG ttcttGTGGCTTTGTATGAACATCAAGACCGGCCCAGCAATCCACTGGA GTTTTTGAAGGAGAGCATGGGCGCAGTGGGCATGGCTTCCACAGAGGTCAACGCACTGCAGCAGGAGGTCAACGATTTGAGGCAAAGGTGCGCCGCGCTGGAAGAGGAAAATAGAGACCTCAAAGCACAG ctgcagcattatAAACAAGAAGATGAACCCACAGCAGAGTAG
- the LOC130532324 gene encoding c-Myc-binding protein-like isoform X1, translating into MAHYRAPDSKREQFRRYLEKAGVVDSLTSVLVALYEHQDRPSNPLESFDLTCPRFLKESMGAVGMASTEVNALQQEVNDLRQRCAALEEENRDLKAQLQHYKQEDEPTAE; encoded by the exons ATGGCACATTATAGA GCTCCAGACTCAAAAAGGGAGCAGTTTCGGAGatacctggagaaggctggcgTTGTTGACAGCCTCACAAGTG ttcttGTGGCTTTGTATGAACATCAAGACCGGCCCAGCAATCCACTGGA ATCGTTTGACTTGACTTGTCCCAGGTTTTTGAAGGAGAGCATGGGCGCAGTGGGCATGGCTTCCACAGAGGTCAACGCACTGCAGCAGGAGGTCAACGATTTGAGGCAAAGGTGCGCCGCGCTGGAAGAGGAAAATAGAGACCTCAAAGCACAG ctgcagcattatAAACAAGAAGATGAACCCACAGCAGAGTAG